The Panicum hallii strain FIL2 chromosome 9, PHallii_v3.1, whole genome shotgun sequence genome has a window encoding:
- the LOC112877877 gene encoding homeobox-leucine zipper protein HOX15-like: protein MEQEEVGLALGLSLGSGHHQLKEQPSPSSHSCTLLEPSLSLRLPAKDSPAAPVRIAAVKRELRMEEDDQAADRALYSVASSALVAPDDDEGCNSRKKLRLTKEQSALLEDRFKEHSTLNPKQKAALAKQLNLRPRQVEVWFQNRRARTKLKQTEVDCELLKRCCETLTEENRRLHRELQQLRSFNHPHPAAFFMPAAALSICPSCERLTGAPATTTTTTTGGADRPKASGPGRVAHLFNPFTNSAAC from the exons ATGGAGCAAGAAGAGGTCGGTCTAGCCCTGGGCCTCTCCCTGGGCTCCGGCCACCACCAGCTCAAGGAACAGCCCTCGCCGTCGTCGCACTCGTGCACGCTGCTGGAGCCGTCGTTGTCGCTCCGCCTCCCAGCCAAAGACAGCCCGGCGGCACCGGTGAGGATTGCTGCCGTGAAGCGGGAGCTGCGGATGGAGGAGGACGACCAGGCTGCCGACAGGGCGCTTTACTCGGTGGCTTCGTCGGCACTGGTGGCGCCGGACGACGACGAAGGGTGCAACAGCCGGAAGAAGCTGAGGCTGACCAAGGAGCAGTCGGCGCTGCTGGAGGATCGCTTCAAGGAGCACAGCACCCTTAACCCT AAGCAAAAGGCTGCTTTGGCTAAGCAACTGAACCTGAGGCCAAGGCAAGTGGAGGTGTGGTTCCAAAACAGAAGAGCCAG AACGAAGTTGAAGCAGACAGAGGTGGACTGCGAGCTTCTCAAGCGCTGCTGCGAGACGTTAACCGAGGAgaaccgccgcctccaccgTGAGCTCCAGCAGCTCCGCTCCTTCAACCACCCCCACCCGGCCGCCTTTTTCAtgcccgccgccgctctctCCATCTGCCCCTCCTGTGAGCGCCTCACCGGAGCacctgccaccaccaccaccaccaccaccggcgGTGCAGACCGGCCCAAGGCGAGTGGCCCTGGCCGAGTAGCCCACTTGTTCAACCCTTTCACCAATTCCGCCGCCTGCTGA